A single genomic interval of Aliiroseovarius sediminilitoris harbors:
- the nadC gene encoding carboxylating nicotinate-nucleotide diphosphorylase: protein MSFASVPDLVLEPMIRNALMEDLGSYGDVTTRAVIPAGTTYDARLNAREDAVVSGMQVATIAFRLVDPTLEVITHISDGQPCRKGDTLMTIKGSAASILSGERVALNFAGRLTGIATKTAGFVAETKGTHARMTCTRKTTPGLRLVEKLAVLHGGGFNHRYSLSDAILIKDNHIAAAGGVRQVLEATKAHASHMMAVEIEVDRLDQLAEVLEVGGASVVLLDNMDNDALCKAVAMVDGAVKTEASGNVTLDRVASVAATGVDYISSGALTHSARTVDLGLDF, encoded by the coding sequence ATGAGCTTTGCTTCCGTCCCCGATCTGGTTCTGGAACCGATGATCCGCAATGCGCTGATGGAAGATCTGGGCAGCTATGGCGATGTCACCACCCGCGCCGTTATCCCGGCGGGCACCACCTATGACGCCCGGCTGAATGCGCGCGAAGATGCGGTGGTGTCTGGGATGCAGGTGGCCACGATAGCTTTTCGGCTGGTGGACCCGACGCTTGAGGTCATCACTCATATCTCGGACGGTCAGCCGTGCAGAAAGGGTGACACGCTGATGACCATCAAGGGATCAGCGGCGTCGATCCTGTCAGGCGAACGTGTGGCGCTGAACTTCGCGGGACGCCTGACGGGGATTGCCACCAAGACGGCCGGATTCGTGGCCGAAACGAAAGGCACCCATGCCCGCATGACCTGCACCCGCAAGACCACGCCGGGGCTGCGGCTGGTGGAAAAGCTGGCGGTGCTGCATGGTGGCGGGTTCAACCACCGCTATTCCCTGTCGGATGCTATCCTGATCAAGGACAACCACATCGCTGCCGCCGGCGGGGTGCGTCAGGTGCTTGAGGCCACGAAAGCCCATGCCAGCCACATGATGGCGGTCGAGATCGAAGTGGACCGGCTGGACCAACTGGCCGAGGTGCTTGAGGTTGGCGGTGCTTCGGTCGTATTGCTGGACAACATGGATAACGACGCGTTGTGCAAGGCCGTGGCGATGGTGGACGGTGCCGTGAAAACCGAAGCCAGCGGGAACGTGACGCTTGATCGTGTCGCCTCGGTCGCGGCGACCGGAGTCGATTACATCTCGTCCGGCGCGCTGACCCATTCGGCGCGCACGGTGGACCTTGGACTGGATTTCTGA
- a CDS encoding phosphatidylserine decarboxylase has product MQMMRTFIKPMHPEGIRFVAVFAGVTALLFLISSVLGWIGVGLTVWCYYFFRDPKRVTPTRPGLIVSPADGVVSLIEPAVPPEELGMADTPLTRVSVFMNVFNCHVNRTPIAGEIIAVAYRPGKFFNASLDKASKDNERNSLCIRMPDGQDLAVVQIAGLVARRIVCFVKPGAQMKTGERFGLIRFGSRLDVYLPVGVTPLVSIGQTMIAGETVIAEMPNTEGNSENGPVVEQVSAS; this is encoded by the coding sequence ATGCAAATGATGCGTACGTTCATCAAACCGATGCACCCTGAAGGCATCAGGTTTGTAGCCGTTTTTGCGGGTGTGACCGCCCTTTTGTTCCTGATTTCATCGGTTTTGGGTTGGATTGGTGTCGGTCTGACCGTCTGGTGCTATTATTTTTTCCGTGACCCCAAGCGGGTGACGCCAACGCGACCGGGGCTGATTGTCAGCCCGGCGGACGGGGTTGTGTCACTGATCGAACCCGCTGTTCCACCGGAAGAGCTGGGTATGGCCGATACGCCGCTGACCCGTGTCAGTGTGTTCATGAACGTCTTCAATTGCCATGTGAACCGCACGCCGATCGCCGGCGAGATCATCGCCGTCGCCTATCGGCCCGGCAAGTTCTTCAATGCGTCGCTGGACAAGGCGAGCAAGGATAACGAACGTAACAGCCTGTGCATTCGAATGCCGGATGGGCAGGATCTGGCCGTGGTTCAGATCGCCGGGCTGGTGGCGCGCCGCATTGTCTGTTTCGTGAAACCCGGCGCGCAGATGAAAACGGGTGAACGCTTCGGGCTCATTCGCTTTGGGTCTCGGCTGGATGTGTATCTGCCAGTTGGAGTGACGCCTCTGGTCAGCATCGGCCAGACGATGATTGCAGGTGAAACCGTGATTGCCGAGATGCCAAATACGGAGGGAAACTCGGAAAACGGCCCGGTCGTTGAACAGGTGAGCGCATCGTGA
- a CDS encoding type II toxin-antitoxin system RelE/ParE family toxin translates to MPTRATYRLTPAAENDLADIWRYGTRTWSADQADRYLDTLITGFELIADQPEISRLRVEFTPPVRIFPTGAHLVVYQVGADGVTILRVLHNRRDLLAALDS, encoded by the coding sequence ATGCCGACTAGGGCGACCTATCGTCTGACCCCGGCGGCGGAAAATGATCTTGCGGACATATGGCGATACGGCACCCGAACCTGGTCAGCCGATCAGGCGGATCGCTATCTTGATACCTTGATCACTGGATTTGAACTGATCGCTGACCAACCTGAAATATCGCGGTTGCGGGTTGAGTTTACGCCACCTGTGCGCATTTTTCCGACCGGGGCGCATCTTGTGGTCTATCAGGTCGGTGCAGATGGCGTGACGATCCTGCGCGTGCTGCACAATCGGCGGGATCTGCTGGCGGCGTTGGACAGTTGA
- a CDS encoding fasciclin domain-containing protein, whose translation MTKLNVLNTAAAFVLVATTAFADSHSQKNPMVGGAAMFADKNIVENALNSADHTTLVAAVKAAGLVETLQGDGPFTVFAPVNAAFDALPEGTVEMLLKPENKEMLTKVLTCHVVAADAMSDAIRGMVDDDGGKHPVPTVGGCTLQATYDGDNIWIEDEQGNKATVTIADVKQSNGVIHVIDKVLMPAM comes from the coding sequence ATGACCAAACTTAATGTCCTGAACACCGCAGCAGCCTTTGTATTGGTTGCAACAACGGCATTCGCAGACAGTCATTCGCAAAAGAATCCGATGGTGGGCGGCGCGGCAATGTTTGCCGATAAGAATATTGTCGAGAACGCGTTAAATTCGGCTGACCACACCACGCTGGTTGCCGCTGTCAAGGCCGCCGGTCTTGTCGAAACCCTGCAAGGCGACGGTCCGTTCACCGTGTTCGCACCGGTCAATGCAGCGTTTGATGCGCTGCCCGAGGGCACCGTTGAAATGCTTTTGAAACCTGAAAACAAAGAGATGCTGACCAAGGTTCTGACCTGTCACGTTGTCGCGGCCGACGCGATGTCGGACGCCATTCGCGGCATGGTTGACGATGATGGTGGCAAGCACCCTGTACCCACTGTTGGCGGCTGCACGCTGCAAGCGACTTATGATGGGGACAACATCTGGATCGAGGACGAGCAAGGCAACAAGGCGACCGTGACGATCGCCGATGTGAAGCAATCGAACGGCGTGATCCACGTGATCGACAAGGTGCTTATGCCCGCCATGTAA
- the nadA gene encoding quinolinate synthase NadA, giving the protein MDLSNVRTVLSEHYDLAPSVELANEMQDIYARMDRVVTPPDFAIHAPYIKAINALKKERNAVILGHNYMTPEIFHGVSDFVGDSLQLAMKASEVEADVIVQAGVHFMAETSKILSPDKIVLMPDMEAGCSLAESITAGGIDEMRAKYPGAPVVSYVNTTAEVKAASDICCTSSNAVQIVNAMDADTVIMTPDQYLAQNVANESHKDVVYWPGSCIVHEQYTAQDLRDFREWNPGTKLIAHPECTPDVVAEADFSGSTSGILKYVTDTRPEKAMLITECSMASNIADELPEVEFVGPCNMCPYMKKITLEKILYVLHTMDGQVEVDADVAEKARHSVQAMIDLSRKLGL; this is encoded by the coding sequence TTGGATCTTTCGAACGTTCGCACAGTTCTGTCCGAACATTATGACCTTGCGCCCTCGGTCGAGCTGGCCAACGAGATGCAGGACATCTATGCCCGCATGGATCGGGTGGTGACGCCGCCGGATTTTGCGATCCATGCGCCATACATCAAGGCGATTAACGCCCTGAAGAAAGAACGGAACGCGGTGATCCTGGGCCACAACTACATGACGCCCGAGATTTTTCACGGCGTGTCGGATTTTGTGGGCGACAGTCTGCAACTGGCGATGAAGGCCAGCGAAGTCGAGGCGGATGTGATCGTTCAGGCGGGCGTGCATTTCATGGCCGAGACGTCGAAAATACTCAGCCCTGACAAGATCGTGCTGATGCCTGATATGGAAGCCGGATGCTCATTGGCTGAAAGCATCACCGCGGGCGGAATCGACGAGATGCGCGCCAAATATCCCGGTGCGCCAGTTGTGTCCTATGTGAACACAACCGCCGAGGTGAAAGCGGCGTCGGACATCTGTTGCACGTCCTCGAATGCTGTTCAGATCGTGAATGCGATGGATGCGGACACGGTGATCATGACGCCCGACCAATATCTGGCGCAGAACGTGGCCAATGAGAGCCACAAAGATGTGGTTTACTGGCCTGGCTCGTGCATCGTGCATGAACAATACACCGCGCAGGATTTGCGCGATTTCCGCGAATGGAACCCGGGCACCAAGCTGATCGCGCATCCCGAATGCACGCCCGACGTGGTGGCCGAGGCGGATTTTTCCGGCTCGACCAGTGGTATCCTGAAATACGTGACCGACACGAGACCCGAAAAAGCGATGCTGATCACTGAATGTTCGATGGCGTCCAACATTGCGGATGAACTGCCCGAGGTCGAGTTTGTCGGCCCCTGCAACATGTGCCCCTACATGAAGAAGATCACGCTTGAGAAGATCCTGTATGTTCTGCACACGATGGACGGACAGGTCGAGGTGGATGCCGACGTCGCGGAAAAGGCTCGTCACTCCGTTCAAGCGATGATCGACCTGTCGCGCAAGCTGGGTCTTTGA
- a CDS encoding type II toxin-antitoxin system ParD family antitoxin produces MSTMNISLPEQMKSWVESQSRSGRFANSSDYVRDLIRRDQERAAAIAEVQAAVDAALASGPATPFDAGAFKTRMRQDAD; encoded by the coding sequence ATGTCTACGATGAATATATCTCTGCCAGAGCAGATGAAAAGCTGGGTCGAATCACAATCCCGATCCGGCCGGTTTGCCAATTCCAGCGATTATGTGCGCGATCTGATCCGGCGTGATCAGGAACGCGCCGCCGCCATTGCCGAGGTGCAGGCTGCGGTTGATGCAGCCCTTGCCTCTGGCCCGGCAACCCCATTTGATGCAGGCGCGTTCAAGACCCGGATGCGACAAGATGCCGACTAG
- a CDS encoding L-aspartate oxidase: MQVVETDRVIIVGAGLGALYAALKLAPLPVVMISPEVLGEGASSAWAQGGVAAAMDMADSPESHAADTVKAGAGTVNTTVADMVTREARDYILDLTTMGTPFDRTSDGGYVLSREAAHSFARVVRVKGDQAGAEIMAALIAQVRDTPSIQALEGTMARDLEVTDGRVTGVVLQEADGGRSGPVLLRGSAVLLAGGGSGGLYALTTNPPRIRGQVIGMAARAGALIADAEFVQFHPTAMDVGEDPAPLATEALRGEGAALINKRGERFMQAIHPDAELAPRDVVARAIYAEVQAGNRPMLDTRAVLGEAIKTQFPAVAEYCARNGIDPAKEPIPVAPAAHYHMGGIATDTQGCATLKGLWVCGEASSTGLHGANRLASNGLLEALVYARICAEGIAQTLTDVTNAAPLDITFPDGGTPPAPEAVQALRQTMTQHVGVVRDRDGLTRALATIAGLEAAHGDSPSFLNMCATATLIAAGALAREESRGAHERSDFPETAVGPGQRSELYLADALAVRAQAVKELS, encoded by the coding sequence ATGCAGGTCGTTGAAACGGATCGTGTCATCATCGTCGGGGCCGGTCTGGGCGCGCTTTATGCGGCATTGAAACTGGCACCGCTCCCGGTCGTGATGATCTCGCCCGAGGTGTTGGGTGAAGGGGCCAGTTCGGCCTGGGCGCAGGGCGGGGTTGCCGCGGCGATGGACATGGCCGACAGCCCGGAAAGCCATGCCGCCGATACGGTGAAGGCCGGGGCAGGGACAGTGAACACAACAGTTGCCGATATGGTGACGCGGGAAGCGCGCGACTACATCCTTGATCTGACCACGATGGGAACGCCCTTCGACCGGACCAGCGATGGCGGCTATGTCCTGTCACGTGAGGCGGCACACAGTTTCGCGCGGGTGGTGCGGGTGAAGGGCGATCAGGCTGGGGCCGAGATCATGGCCGCCCTGATCGCGCAGGTGCGCGACACGCCCTCGATTCAGGCGCTGGAAGGCACCATGGCGCGCGATCTTGAGGTGACGGACGGACGCGTGACCGGCGTGGTCCTGCAAGAGGCCGATGGTGGCCGGTCGGGTCCGGTTCTGCTACGCGGGTCGGCGGTGCTGCTTGCAGGGGGTGGCTCGGGCGGGCTGTATGCTTTGACGACAAACCCCCCACGCATTCGCGGCCAGGTGATCGGCATGGCCGCGCGGGCGGGTGCGTTGATTGCAGATGCCGAGTTCGTGCAGTTCCACCCCACCGCGATGGACGTGGGCGAAGACCCGGCCCCACTGGCGACCGAAGCCCTGCGCGGGGAAGGTGCGGCCTTGATCAACAAGCGTGGTGAGCGGTTCATGCAAGCGATCCACCCGGATGCCGAACTGGCCCCGCGCGATGTTGTCGCGCGTGCGATCTATGCCGAAGTGCAAGCCGGAAACCGCCCGATGCTGGACACCCGCGCGGTGTTGGGCGAGGCGATCAAGACGCAATTCCCGGCCGTTGCGGAATATTGCGCCCGCAACGGGATCGACCCGGCCAAGGAGCCGATCCCAGTGGCCCCCGCCGCACATTACCACATGGGCGGCATCGCAACTGACACGCAGGGATGCGCCACACTCAAGGGGCTTTGGGTCTGCGGCGAAGCCTCCTCGACCGGGCTGCATGGGGCCAACCGGCTGGCCTCGAACGGGCTGTTGGAGGCGCTGGTCTATGCCCGCATCTGTGCTGAAGGGATCGCGCAGACCCTGACGGACGTGACCAACGCCGCGCCGCTGGACATCACCTTTCCCGACGGCGGCACCCCGCCCGCACCCGAGGCGGTCCAGGCCCTGCGTCAGACCATGACGCAGCATGTCGGCGTGGTGCGCGACCGGGACGGGCTGACCCGCGCGCTTGCCACCATCGCAGGGCTGGAAGCGGCCCATGGCGACAGTCCGTCCTTTCTGAACATGTGCGCCACTGCGACGCTGATCGCAGCGGGGGCTTTGGCTCGTGAAGAAAGCCGCGGCGCGCATGAACGGTCCGATTTCCCTGAAACCGCCGTTGGGCCGGGCCAGCGGTCCGAACTGTATCTGGCCGACGCGCTTGCCGTGCGCGCGCAGGCCGTGAAGGAGTTGTCATGA
- a CDS encoding anti-sigma factor, giving the protein MSTTDTFDRDDDVLAAEYALHLLSADDRRAFEARMQDDAALRELVRDWDHQFHALSDEFDSVAPPAHVKAAIHKRLFGEVKKPSPLSGAFGWLLGGGVAAVLALSLVAVMPLFMEPQTLAPTHTAEISSEDRSLIVTAAFSADSGEFTVRRVAGGPASGRDLEMWLIPDGAEAPISLGIVPNEDDARITLPDALRARLTAATFAISDEPKGGSPTGQPTGAVLAAGPIQML; this is encoded by the coding sequence ATGAGCACGACAGACACATTTGATCGGGACGATGATGTCCTTGCGGCAGAATATGCCCTTCATTTGCTGTCGGCTGACGATCGCCGCGCGTTCGAAGCCCGGATGCAGGATGATGCCGCGCTTCGCGAGCTTGTGCGCGACTGGGATCACCAGTTTCACGCCCTGTCAGACGAGTTTGACAGCGTCGCGCCCCCCGCACATGTAAAGGCTGCGATTCATAAGCGATTGTTCGGGGAGGTCAAGAAGCCGTCACCGCTGAGCGGCGCGTTTGGCTGGCTTCTGGGCGGCGGAGTGGCGGCTGTGTTGGCTCTTTCGCTTGTGGCGGTGATGCCTCTGTTCATGGAACCGCAAACGCTTGCCCCGACCCATACAGCCGAGATCAGCTCTGAGGACCGGTCCCTGATTGTCACGGCCGCATTCTCGGCTGACAGCGGGGAATTCACCGTGCGCCGGGTCGCCGGTGGTCCGGCAAGCGGACGCGATCTAGAGATGTGGCTGATTCCCGACGGAGCCGAAGCACCGATCTCGCTTGGCATCGTGCCGAACGAGGACGATGCCCGGATCACTCTGCCTGACGCATTGCGCGCGCGCCTGACGGCGGCCACCTTTGCGATCAGTGATGAGCCCAAGGGCGGCTCCCCCACCGGACAACCCACGGGCGCGGTTCTGGCGGCAGGTCCAATTCAGATGCTGTAA
- the scpB gene encoding SMC-Scp complex subunit ScpB, with amino-acid sequence MNVAENPSEPELDRELPDLPPELRWREWMRRIEAVLFASRTPVAREDLAKVVGQGASVDLLIDDLATDLAGRSFEVAKLREGWMLRTRPAYAPAIRTAADVDDQLLDLNPFDIAVLAAIAYHQPITRDGLKDIFGKEISRDLIGRLHARTLIATGPRAPRRGAPYTFVTTDHFLVAFDLKSLRDLPDREQMEDAGVNQGSPGWLGE; translated from the coding sequence GGACCGCGAACTGCCTGATCTACCGCCAGAGCTGCGCTGGCGGGAATGGATGCGCCGGATCGAGGCTGTGTTGTTTGCAAGTCGAACCCCGGTCGCGCGCGAGGATCTGGCGAAGGTGGTGGGGCAGGGGGCATCGGTGGACCTTTTGATCGACGACCTTGCCACCGATCTGGCAGGGCGGTCCTTTGAAGTTGCCAAGCTGCGAGAGGGCTGGATGCTGCGCACTCGTCCGGCCTATGCGCCCGCGATCCGCACGGCGGCAGATGTGGACGATCAGCTTCTGGACCTGAACCCATTCGATATCGCGGTTCTGGCCGCCATCGCCTATCACCAACCGATCACGCGGGACGGGCTGAAAGACATCTTCGGTAAGGAAATCAGCCGCGACCTGATCGGGCGGCTGCACGCCCGCACCCTGATCGCCACCGGCCCCCGCGCGCCCCGCCGTGGTGCACCCTATACGTTCGTCACCACCGACCATTTCCTTGTTGCCTTCGACCTGAAAAGCCTGCGCGACTTGCCGGACCGCGAACAGATGGAGGATGCGGGAGTGAACCAGGGTTCACCGGGTTGGCTTGGGGAGTGA
- the pssA gene encoding CDP-diacylglycerol--serine O-phosphatidyltransferase, with product MTRSADKPASEFALIQLIPNMLTIAGLCAGMTAIRFGVQGDFRLAVQLILVACVLDGLDGRIARLMKSGSKMGAELDSLADFVNFGVAPPLVIYYWALQDSRNLAWISVLVYTVCCVLRLARFNVSNDAKNENGQNTPNAFFAGVPSPAGALLVLLPMSASFAFDGVPMPPDLAISAYMVAIGLLMISRTPIWSFKTNRVSRENVKFFLVGFAVVGAAALTYAWITLVMLGIGYIAMIIWCGIANRRTNHGKRG from the coding sequence GTGACCAGATCGGCTGATAAGCCCGCGTCTGAATTTGCGCTGATCCAGCTGATCCCGAACATGCTGACCATAGCGGGCCTTTGTGCGGGCATGACGGCGATCCGTTTCGGTGTGCAAGGCGATTTCAGGTTGGCGGTTCAGCTCATATTGGTGGCCTGTGTTCTGGACGGGTTGGATGGGCGCATTGCCCGCTTGATGAAGAGCGGCAGCAAGATGGGCGCCGAGTTGGACTCCCTCGCAGATTTTGTGAATTTCGGCGTCGCCCCACCATTGGTCATATACTATTGGGCGTTGCAGGATTCGCGCAACCTGGCCTGGATTTCGGTTCTGGTTTATACCGTTTGCTGCGTGCTGCGCCTGGCGCGGTTCAATGTCAGTAACGATGCGAAGAATGAGAACGGGCAGAACACACCCAACGCGTTCTTTGCCGGCGTTCCATCACCGGCGGGGGCGTTGTTGGTGTTGTTACCGATGTCGGCATCCTTTGCGTTCGACGGCGTCCCGATGCCACCTGACCTGGCCATTAGCGCATATATGGTTGCCATCGGGCTGTTGATGATCAGCCGGACGCCGATCTGGTCGTTCAAGACCAACCGCGTGTCGCGTGAGAACGTTAAATTCTTTCTGGTCGGATTCGCGGTCGTCGGCGCAGCGGCGCTGACCTACGCATGGATCACATTGGTGATGCTTGGCATCGGCTATATCGCGATGATTATCTGGTGCGGAATTGCCAATCGTCGGACGAACCACGGAAAGCGAGGCTGA
- a CDS encoding sigma-70 family RNA polymerase sigma factor, which yields MADLNELEDWIVRTGLGDRAAFEALYDATSAKLFGVCLRVLNNRAEAEEVLQDAFVRVWQNAQRFKANGYSPMTWLITVTRNQAIDRLRARKAPTDDIAARQDIADAGPTPEQAALASSERDRINACLDELDDPKAGAVRGAYLLGETYDELAKRYAVPVNTMRTWLRRSLLKLRECLTR from the coding sequence ATGGCTGACCTGAACGAACTGGAAGACTGGATAGTCAGGACTGGCCTTGGAGATCGTGCGGCCTTCGAAGCACTATATGACGCAACATCAGCGAAACTTTTTGGCGTGTGTTTGCGTGTCTTGAATAATCGGGCTGAAGCTGAAGAGGTCTTGCAAGATGCCTTTGTGCGCGTCTGGCAAAACGCCCAGCGGTTCAAGGCAAACGGCTACAGCCCGATGACATGGTTGATTACGGTGACGCGCAATCAGGCGATCGACCGGCTGCGCGCCCGCAAAGCCCCAACCGACGATATTGCGGCGCGGCAAGACATCGCCGATGCAGGTCCGACACCCGAACAGGCGGCGCTTGCCTCGTCGGAACGGGACCGGATCAATGCCTGTCTGGACGAATTGGATGATCCCAAGGCAGGCGCCGTGCGCGGTGCCTATTTACTGGGCGAAACATATGACGAACTGGCCAAGCGATACGCGGTGCCGGTGAATACGATGCGAACCTGGCTGCGGCGCAGCTTGCTGAAACTGAGAGAGTGTTTAACGCGATGA
- a CDS encoding class I SAM-dependent methyltransferase — protein MDIEAVKTSYARWAPIYDRTFGAVTHSGRRRAVDYINSRAGSVLEVGVGTGLSLEHYDPGLKVTGVDFSAQMLSKAQAKVRALKLKHVVALRQMDARVLDFPDDNFDTIAAMHVLSVVPEPERVMSEIARVLKPGGRVVITNHFMRTQGILALLERLSAPFANTIGWHSDFHIETVLQERKLEVEQHKTLPPLGMMTFLVLTKADAV, from the coding sequence TTGGATATCGAAGCCGTTAAAACCTCTTACGCCCGTTGGGCACCGATTTATGACAGGACATTCGGAGCTGTGACCCATTCCGGCAGACGACGAGCGGTTGATTACATCAACAGCCGGGCTGGCTCGGTATTGGAGGTTGGCGTGGGCACGGGGCTGTCGTTGGAACATTATGATCCCGGACTGAAGGTGACAGGTGTTGATTTCAGCGCGCAGATGCTTTCCAAAGCGCAAGCGAAGGTACGCGCGCTGAAACTGAAGCACGTGGTGGCGCTAAGGCAGATGGATGCCCGTGTGCTGGACTTCCCTGATGACAATTTCGATACCATTGCCGCAATGCATGTGCTGTCTGTCGTGCCCGAACCGGAACGCGTCATGTCCGAGATTGCGCGTGTTTTGAAGCCCGGTGGAAGGGTGGTCATCACCAACCATTTCATGCGCACCCAAGGCATATTAGCGCTTTTGGAACGTCTTTCCGCACCGTTTGCCAACACAATCGGGTGGCATTCCGATTTCCATATCGAAACCGTTTTGCAGGAACGCAAGCTGGAGGTCGAGCAACATAAGACGTTGCCGCCGCTTGGTATGATGACGTTTCTGGTGCTGACCAAAGCAGATGCAGTTTAG